Proteins found in one Dehalococcoidia bacterium genomic segment:
- a CDS encoding DUF5679 domain-containing protein yields the protein MQAYCMKCRKKVDIKDPKSITMKNGRPATQGVCPKCNTKVFRIGKS from the coding sequence ATGCAAGCATATTGTATGAAGTGCCGAAAAAAGGTGGATATCAAGGACCCGAAGTCAATCACGATGAAGAATGGCCGACCGGCCACTCAGGGCGTGTGCCCGAAATGCAACACCAAAGTATTTAGAATAGGGAAGAGTTAA
- a CDS encoding radical SAM protein codes for MRIAFVYIDPSYQVMGPFHVGIASLIASLRQGGHECQFFHLMGDVAEEEYIDFLEKNRPDVVAFSVMTNAFPHVAPLALLTKRHSDALTICGGVHATLCPDEVIAVEGIDVVCRGEGEEPLFDLCQGLEEGKDFSNISNIPNLWVKQGEEIHKNPLRPLIADLDALPFLDREVFPYKDSFDLQFMKRGVFMASRGCPYNCAYCCNHAIKQLYGGDMYIRFRSVESIVEEVEMVIRNFPQVEYNVFHDDLLPMKKEWFADFVTEYRRRIKLPFEMNCHPNLMDREIAQMAKSAGCSLMRFGLESGNDHIRRKVLDRPVSTERIINAFACCDEAGIQTLSYDMIGLPFETRPQILDTIKLNARVRPKVMHVSIFYPYPGTKAYEICKREGFVTDKHIDTYYEDSVLQQESVSAEQLRALRRRFEFFVRLYSWRYRLPGFLGKIAEKIIDIGILAATSRRVLRALGGRAGQKGESDGAGTCYTLGEGEVRVWGEE; via the coding sequence ATGAGAATCGCCTTCGTTTACATCGACCCCAGCTACCAGGTTATGGGGCCCTTCCATGTGGGGATCGCCTCTTTAATTGCCTCTCTGAGACAGGGGGGGCATGAATGCCAGTTCTTTCACCTCATGGGCGATGTGGCTGAGGAGGAATATATCGACTTCCTGGAAAAGAATCGCCCCGATGTGGTGGCCTTCTCTGTAATGACGAACGCGTTCCCCCATGTCGCCCCGCTGGCCTTGCTCACCAAGCGTCACTCCGATGCGCTGACCATTTGTGGCGGCGTCCATGCCACCCTGTGCCCCGATGAAGTGATCGCCGTTGAGGGCATCGATGTAGTCTGCCGCGGAGAGGGGGAAGAGCCACTTTTCGACCTGTGCCAGGGGCTGGAAGAGGGAAAGGATTTTTCGAACATTTCGAACATCCCTAATCTATGGGTTAAACAAGGCGAAGAGATTCATAAAAACCCGCTGCGGCCGCTCATTGCCGACTTAGATGCCTTACCCTTCCTCGATCGGGAGGTCTTCCCGTATAAGGATAGCTTTGACCTTCAGTTCATGAAGCGGGGCGTCTTCATGGCTTCCCGCGGCTGCCCCTATAACTGCGCCTACTGCTGCAATCATGCCATCAAGCAGTTATACGGTGGCGACATGTATATCAGGTTCCGCAGCGTTGAAAGCATTGTGGAAGAGGTGGAGATGGTGATCAGGAACTTCCCCCAGGTCGAGTACAACGTCTTCCACGACGACCTACTGCCGATGAAGAAAGAGTGGTTCGCCGATTTCGTCACGGAATATCGGAGAAGGATAAAGCTGCCCTTCGAGATGAACTGCCACCCCAACCTGATGGACCGGGAGATTGCCCAGATGGCGAAGTCGGCGGGGTGCTCGCTGATGCGCTTCGGGCTGGAGAGCGGCAACGACCATATCCGCCGCAAGGTTCTCGACCGCCCTGTGAGCACAGAGCGTATCATCAATGCCTTCGCCTGCTGCGATGAGGCGGGGATCCAGACCCTGAGCTACGATATGATCGGGCTGCCGTTTGAGACCAGGCCCCAGATTCTGGACACCATCAAGCTCAATGCCAGGGTGAGACCGAAGGTGATGCACGTCTCCATCTTCTACCCCTATCCGGGGACAAAAGCCTACGAGATATGTAAGCGGGAAGGCTTTGTGACCGATAAACACATCGATACCTATTATGAGGACAGCGTGCTTCAGCAGGAGAGCGTCTCGGCGGAGCAACTGAGGGCTTTGAGAAGGCGCTTCGAGTTTTTCGTTCGCCTGTATTCCTGGCGTTATCGGTTGCCCGGATTTCTGGGCAAAATCGCCGAGAAGATTATCGATATTGGCATTCTGGCAGCCACCAGCCGGCGGGTGCTCAGGGCATTGGGCGGGAGAGCGGGGCAAAAGGGGGAAAGCGATGGTGCCGGCACATGCTATACTTTAGGGGAGGGGGAGGTCAGGGTCTGGGGCGAGGAGTAA
- the ruvA gene encoding Holliday junction branch migration protein RuvA, with protein sequence MIAGLEGKLQSRSTNGAIIKVGGVSLQVYMPSSTLSKLGAIGETVNLHTHLYLREDNITLYGFDTAEELDLFRTLIGVRGVGPKVALAILSAMEPGHLALAIATGNVDLLSSVPGVGNKMAGRLALELKGKLEGIMVSAPAEGDAEVVAALTSLGYSASEAASALASLPDSAELSVEEKIKRALQYFASR encoded by the coding sequence ATGATCGCTGGTCTTGAGGGAAAACTCCAGTCCCGGAGCACCAATGGGGCGATTATCAAGGTGGGCGGGGTGAGCCTTCAGGTTTATATGCCCTCCTCCACACTCAGCAAGCTCGGAGCCATCGGTGAGACGGTCAATCTCCATACCCATCTCTACCTCAGGGAGGACAATATAACCCTCTATGGCTTTGACACTGCGGAAGAGCTCGATCTCTTCCGCACCCTCATCGGCGTACGCGGGGTGGGACCCAAGGTGGCCCTGGCAATACTTTCGGCGATGGAACCCGGCCATCTGGCCCTCGCGATCGCCACCGGAAACGTCGATCTCCTATCCAGTGTGCCCGGGGTAGGCAACAAGATGGCCGGTCGCCTGGCGCTGGAGCTTAAGGGGAAGCTGGAGGGCATCATGGTAAGCGCTCCGGCTGAAGGAGATGCCGAGGTGGTTGCGGCGCTAACCAGCCTGGGCTACAGTGCTTCCGAAGCCGCCTCCGCCCTCGCGTCACTGCCCGATTCCGCAGAGCTCTCCGTCGAAGAGAAGATAAAGCGGGCATTGCAGTACTTCGCCTCTCGTTGA
- a CDS encoding methyltransferase domain-containing protein produces the protein MNRNLLELLACPECGEAELALLPGDTLACSSCASRYPIINGIPHMLPAHLAATLRQKKDYLERLMAAMLRGEDLKNRGSPELDRFMWEHHLYNWGKAVIYSDSRAAEIFVQYAEKGARRLCRFLQERAGGVHGKRLLYVGSGNDRLVSLPLEQAGAFMVNLDVVSDSLEDLMAAGAENCVCGDIRRLPFRAEAFDVVFSKGSIHHSHPVAEPLRSMARVVKRGGHIIVAEPSKYMLSRLPRFLLPAGLGYPTPYEDAISAGEVMSILAKEGISRFQLATLTHAPPGTPAPLARLWERFGKAMPWLFKRFAFEFMVYGRRV, from the coding sequence ATGAATCGTAACCTGCTTGAGCTTTTGGCCTGCCCGGAGTGCGGGGAGGCAGAACTGGCGCTCCTCCCCGGGGATACGCTTGCTTGCTCCTCCTGTGCCTCCCGCTATCCCATCATTAACGGCATCCCTCACATGTTGCCAGCCCACCTCGCCGCAACACTCCGGCAAAAAAAAGACTACCTGGAGAGGCTGATGGCGGCGATGCTCCGGGGAGAGGACCTTAAAAACCGGGGCAGCCCGGAGCTCGACCGCTTCATGTGGGAGCACCACCTCTATAACTGGGGGAAAGCGGTAATCTACAGCGACTCCAGAGCGGCTGAGATATTCGTTCAATATGCGGAAAAGGGGGCCCGCAGGCTGTGCCGATTTCTCCAGGAAAGGGCTGGTGGGGTTCATGGCAAGCGCCTGCTCTATGTTGGTAGCGGGAACGACCGCCTGGTGTCGCTACCACTGGAGCAAGCGGGAGCCTTCATGGTTAACCTGGATGTGGTGAGCGATTCGCTGGAGGATCTCATGGCGGCCGGGGCAGAGAACTGCGTCTGTGGCGACATCCGCCGGCTCCCCTTCCGAGCCGAGGCCTTCGATGTGGTCTTCTCCAAGGGCTCCATTCATCACTCCCACCCTGTAGCCGAGCCACTCCGATCTATGGCCAGGGTGGTCAAGCGGGGGGGGCATATCATCGTTGCCGAGCCGAGCAAATACATGCTCTCCCGCCTGCCCAGATTTCTCCTGCCCGCTGGATTGGGGTACCCCACACCCTATGAGGATGCCATCTCAGCCGGCGAGGTGATGAGCATCCTCGCCAAAGAGGGTATTTCCCGATTTCAACTCGCAACCCTTACCCACGCCCCTCCGGGGACGCCGGCACCCCTCGCTCGCTTATGGGAGCGCTTTGGGAAGGCGATGCCCTGGCTATTTAAGCGTTTCGCCTTCGAGTTTATGGTGTATGGGCGGAGGGTCTAG
- the ruvC gene encoding crossover junction endodeoxyribonuclease RuvC codes for MRVLGIDPGTISLGYGLVDEEAGQITQVACGALTAPPNTPLAERLYALFLGLRDIIARYQPEEAAIEEPFVAKNARSALAVGQAIGVATVAVTEKGIPTHHYTPTQVKQAVTSYGHSGKGQVQEMVCILLGLSSPPEPSDAADALAVAICHIQERRISRILAEQGI; via the coding sequence ATGCGAGTATTAGGCATCGATCCCGGCACCATAAGCCTGGGCTATGGTCTGGTAGATGAGGAAGCGGGGCAAATCACTCAGGTGGCCTGTGGTGCTTTGACCGCTCCCCCTAACACGCCACTGGCGGAGCGTCTTTATGCCTTATTCCTGGGGCTTCGCGACATCATCGCCCGCTATCAGCCAGAGGAGGCTGCCATAGAAGAGCCCTTCGTGGCCAAGAACGCGCGCTCCGCCCTGGCAGTGGGGCAGGCGATAGGGGTAGCAACGGTGGCGGTAACCGAGAAGGGGATCCCAACTCACCACTACACCCCCACCCAGGTAAAGCAGGCGGTAACCAGCTACGGGCACAGCGGGAAGGGGCAGGTGCAGGAGATGGTATGCATCCTGCTGGGGCTTTCCTCCCCCCCCGAGCCCTCCGACGCTGCCGATGCCCTGGCAGTGGCGATATGCCACATCCAGGAGAGACGCATCTCGAGGATACTGGCAGAGCAGGGAATATGA
- a CDS encoding YebC/PmpR family DNA-binding transcriptional regulator, which produces MSGHSKWSQIKRQKGITDSRRGQLFTKLSKEIAAAVRQGGDSPEMNFRLRLAVQKARDSNMPTDNIERAIKRSSGGTEGANFIEANYEGYGPGGVAILIETLSDNRNRTTAEIRNVFSRWGGSMGESGCVTWIFQPKGVITLTAGDAEEEELTLYIIDSGAEDIKHIDGSLEVHTKPEDLEGIRKALEERELDIVSAEVLMVPTSVVMLDEKAALQALRLLDRLEELDDVQRVFTNADFPDEALEKYRSQG; this is translated from the coding sequence ATGTCAGGTCATTCCAAGTGGTCCCAGATCAAGCGCCAGAAGGGGATAACAGACTCCAGGCGAGGTCAGCTTTTTACCAAGCTGAGCAAGGAGATTGCGGCTGCGGTGCGCCAGGGTGGCGATAGCCCGGAGATGAACTTCCGCCTTCGCCTGGCCGTCCAGAAAGCCCGCGATAGCAATATGCCAACGGATAATATTGAGCGGGCCATCAAGCGAAGCTCGGGTGGAACCGAAGGGGCAAACTTCATTGAGGCCAACTATGAAGGCTATGGCCCTGGGGGCGTCGCCATCCTAATTGAGACGCTCAGCGATAATCGCAACCGCACCACAGCGGAGATACGCAACGTGTTCTCTAGATGGGGCGGTAGCATGGGGGAAAGCGGTTGTGTCACCTGGATTTTCCAGCCCAAAGGGGTGATTACGCTGACGGCGGGGGACGCAGAGGAAGAGGAGCTGACCTTATACATCATTGATTCTGGAGCGGAGGATATTAAGCACATCGACGGGTCACTGGAGGTGCACACCAAGCCCGAGGATCTGGAGGGGATCAGAAAGGCCCTTGAAGAGCGAGAACTGGATATAGTCTCCGCCGAGGTATTGATGGTGCCCACCAGTGTGGTGATGCTCGATGAAAAGGCGGCACTTCAGGCGCTTAGACTCCTGGACAGGCTTGAGGAGCTGGATGACGTTCAGCGGGTGTTCACCAACGCTGACTTCCCCGATGAGGCCCTGGAGAAGTATCGCAGTCAGGGATAG
- a CDS encoding lamin tail domain-containing protein: MKIALVVIIAISIIAVAGVAAIGATGGFDEEPTPTPTPTTTAMPMPISTPRLEGDVHPLGSGNGIIDSADFQLIAQHIVGTITLTGNDFLAADVNDSGTVDSADLQLVAQYLVGTIIEFPTPTPTPTPTPTPTPLTVHFIDVGQGDAILIDLGDTEVLIDGGGRSPGVTAYLEDYVNGSLEVMIATHPHADHIGGLIRVLEDFDVEEIWLNGDTSTSNTYSDFMTKVNAEGASVNEARRGDTITVDSLIFNVLHPVEPLVDDINNNSIVLMLSYGDIDFLFTGDAEEEAEASMIAAGILVDIDILKVGHHGSNSSSSQAFLDVVQPEVAIYMAGVGNPYGHPHSETIMALEAIGAEIYGTDVCGTITIITDGTEYEVSECAPTLTPTPTITPTPTPSTTPTPTPTSGVQITCIFYDGVVYQTESDEYVEIKNLGDASQDLLGWVLKDIDEGYPSFTFPHYILGPGETIRVYTNEYHPEWGGFSFGYGTAIWNNTSPDCAALYDSELHEVSRMSYPPGC; this comes from the coding sequence ATGAAAATTGCGCTTGTTGTGATAATAGCTATCTCAATAATTGCTGTCGCTGGGGTTGCTGCAATTGGTGCTACAGGTGGGTTTGACGAAGAACCTACCCCAACACCTACCCCTACGACTACTGCAATGCCAATGCCTATATCAACACCAAGACTGGAAGGTGACGTTCACCCGCTGGGCAGTGGCAACGGAATCATCGACTCGGCAGACTTTCAGCTAATAGCCCAGCATATAGTTGGAACAATAACGCTGACTGGCAATGATTTCCTCGCTGCTGATGTCAACGACAGTGGCACAGTTGATTCGGCGGACCTACAGCTGGTAGCGCAATACCTTGTTGGGACTATTATCGAGTTTCCCACACCTACACCCACGCCTACACCCACACCTACACCTACTCCGCTGACAGTTCACTTCATCGATGTAGGCCAAGGCGACGCCATCCTGATTGACTTAGGCGATACCGAGGTGCTCATCGATGGGGGTGGCAGATCACCTGGTGTCACAGCATATCTTGAGGACTACGTGAATGGTAGCCTTGAAGTGATGATAGCTACTCACCCCCATGCTGACCACATTGGTGGGCTTATTAGAGTCCTGGAAGATTTCGATGTCGAAGAAATCTGGCTTAATGGCGATACCTCGACCTCCAATACCTACAGTGATTTTATGACCAAGGTCAACGCTGAGGGTGCTAGTGTCAACGAAGCGAGGAGGGGAGACACTATTACAGTGGATAGCTTGATTTTTAATGTGCTTCACCCAGTAGAGCCTTTGGTTGACGATATAAATAACAACTCCATAGTCCTTATGCTGAGCTATGGCGACATAGACTTCTTATTTACCGGGGATGCTGAGGAAGAAGCCGAGGCCAGCATGATAGCAGCAGGCATACTCGTCGATATTGACATTCTCAAGGTAGGACATCACGGGTCTAATAGTTCCTCCTCTCAAGCGTTCCTCGATGTTGTCCAGCCTGAAGTCGCTATATACATGGCTGGCGTAGGTAATCCATACGGGCATCCGCATTCGGAGACTATTATGGCCTTGGAGGCGATAGGTGCTGAGATTTATGGAACAGATGTGTGTGGCACTATTACCATAATAACTGACGGAACTGAATATGAAGTATCGGAATGCGCTCCTACACTAACCCCAACCCCAACTATTACACCTACCCCTACACCTTCTACTACGCCGACTCCAACTCCAACGTCTGGTGTTCAAATAACTTGTATCTTCTATGACGGGGTTGTTTACCAGACAGAATCTGATGAATATGTGGAGATAAAAAACCTAGGTGATGCCTCTCAAGACCTTCTTGGGTGGGTATTGAAAGACATCGATGAAGGTTATCCCTCTTTTACATTCCCTCACTATATTCTGGGGCCTGGTGAAACTATCCGAGTTTACACTAATGAGTATCATCCAGAATGGGGAGGTTTCAGTTTTGGTTATGGAACGGCCATTTGGAATAATACCAGCCCAGATTGTGCGGCGCTGTATGATTCAGAGTTGCACGAGGTATCCAGAATGAGCTACCCACCTGGCTGCTGA
- a CDS encoding site-specific integrase: MPGKPKGLSCKEDALDPQQVTELLLVCSSLRDKFIIYSLIFAGLRVSELKHLQRAWFNAEEETITIPNRQTCECKECKKKRNCKWQPKTKKGARTILIHPKLLPVMHEFLAGHEEIGLTRTRIWQIVQKLGRDAGIPHVYPHALRSTAATIMAYKGVSGPTLQYDFGWARLSSAEEYVKSDMKRALNETREIYQKESV; this comes from the coding sequence ATGCCAGGTAAACCGAAAGGCTTGTCCTGCAAAGAGGATGCCCTAGACCCTCAACAGGTAACCGAACTTCTGTTGGTTTGTTCTAGCCTCCGAGACAAATTTATCATCTACAGTCTGATATTTGCTGGGCTGCGGGTATCGGAACTCAAGCATTTACAGAGGGCTTGGTTTAACGCCGAAGAAGAAACCATCACCATTCCAAACCGACAGACTTGCGAGTGTAAGGAGTGTAAGAAGAAAAGGAACTGCAAATGGCAACCAAAAACAAAAAAGGGGGCTAGAACCATACTGATACACCCGAAGCTATTGCCAGTCATGCATGAGTTCTTAGCTGGCCATGAGGAAATAGGCTTAACTAGAACCAGGATATGGCAGATAGTTCAGAAGCTAGGCAGAGATGCAGGGATACCTCATGTTTACCCCCACGCTCTGAGGAGCACAGCAGCCACTATCATGGCCTATAAAGGAGTATCGGGACCCACGCTACAGTACGATTTCGGATGGGCTAGGTTGAGCAGTGCTGAGGAGTATGTCAAGTCAGACATGAAGCGCGCCCTGAATGAAACCAGGGAGATATATCAAAAGGAGAGTGTGTAG
- a CDS encoding tetratricopeptide repeat protein → MEDVGVSLENLKKLLDEQLAKETNPEKRQALEDRLEELNAAERGYYMARLKSALERSDLPPYDALVANGERVLEPENKAKLTEAVTHLDLLPPPPTADDFMASATANYALERYEAALADLNQALNLRPDYHEALNNRGIIYRHLERYDESLADYNRALALRPDDPDTLNNRGVTYGSLKRYDEALADYNRSLALRPDHPDTLSNRGVAYDSLKRYDEALANYNRSLALRPDHPDTLYNRGVTYGSLKRYDDALADYNRCLALRPDHPDTLNNRGVTYYSLKRYDEALADYNRSLQLRPDHPDTLNNSGLTYDSLKRYDEALADYNRALALRPDHPDTLNNRGVTYYSLKRYDEALADLNQALNLRPDYHEALNNRGMIYRHLERYEEALVDYNRALQLRPDHPDTLNNRGATYSKMARYDEALSDFNQALKIKPDYPDVVYNKACFFSLKHKPKDAISYLEKAIGLDEKCRQDAATESDFDNIRDNPHFKKLIAGD, encoded by the coding sequence GTGGAAGATGTAGGCGTCTCGTTGGAAAACCTCAAGAAACTACTTGACGAGCAACTAGCTAAGGAGACAAACCCTGAGAAAAGACAAGCCCTTGAGGATAGATTAGAAGAACTGAATGCGGCGGAGAGAGGCTACTATATGGCGAGGCTAAAATCAGCCCTTGAGCGAAGCGACCTGCCTCCGTACGATGCCCTAGTGGCCAACGGTGAACGGGTGCTGGAGCCTGAGAATAAGGCGAAACTCACTGAAGCAGTTACCCACCTCGACCTCCTGCCACCCCCACCCACAGCGGATGATTTCATGGCTTCAGCCACTGCAAACTATGCCCTGGAGCGCTATGAGGCGGCTCTCGCAGACTTGAACCAGGCCCTTAACTTAAGACCTGATTACCATGAGGCCCTCAACAATCGGGGCATCATCTACCGTCACCTGGAGCGCTACGATGAGTCCCTGGCAGACTATAATCGCGCCCTGGCGCTAAGACCTGATGACCCGGACACTCTTAACAACAGGGGTGTAACCTACGGTAGCTTAAAGCGCTACGATGAGGCCCTGGCCGACTATAATCGCTCCCTAGCGCTAAGACCTGATCACCCGGACACTCTTAGCAACAGGGGTGTAGCCTACGATAGCTTAAAGCGCTACGATGAGGCCCTGGCAAACTATAATCGCTCCCTGGCGCTAAGACCTGATCACCCGGACACTCTTTACAACAGGGGTGTAACCTACGGTAGCTTAAAGCGCTACGATGATGCCCTGGCCGACTATAATCGCTGCCTGGCGCTAAGACCCGATCACCCGGACACTCTTAACAACAGGGGTGTTACCTACTATAGCTTAAAGCGCTACGATGAGGCCCTGGCCGACTATAATCGCTCCCTTCAGCTAAGACCTGATCACCCGGACACTCTGAACAACAGCGGTTTAACCTACGATAGCTTAAAGCGCTACGATGAGGCCCTAGCAGACTATAATCGCGCCCTGGCGCTAAGACCCGATCACCCGGACACTCTTAACAACAGGGGTGTTACCTACTATAGCTTAAAGCGCTACGATGAGGCCCTGGCAGACTTGAACCAGGCCCTCAACTTAAGACCTGATTACCATGAGGCCCTCAACAATCGGGGCATGATCTACCGTCACCTGGAGCGCTACGAGGAGGCCCTGGTAGACTATAATCGCGCCCTTCAGCTAAGACCTGATCACCCGGACACTCTTAACAATAGAGGAGCCACCTACTCAAAAATGGCGCGCTATGACGAGGCACTCTCCGATTTTAACCAAGCCCTCAAGATAAAACCTGATTACCCGGATGTCGTCTACAACAAGGCATGCTTCTTCTCACTAAAGCACAAACCAAAAGACGCCATTTCCTATTTAGAGAAAGCTATAGGGCTGGATGAGAAATGCCGGCAGGATGCTGCAACCGAGAGCGACTTCGACAATATTAGGGATAACCCCCACTTTAAGAAACTCATCGCTGGGGATTAA
- a CDS encoding Holliday junction resolvase-like protein, whose translation MDTVVYVIFAIVVLALLAVIVVLALRPRRVEIPDIASMEQKLLFALASQTSVKEIQDILKDLPRDVMQSITGSLSKRTGKLHELLATLEMTKYDRLFYLESPIDFVGIKYDEGVDFIEVKSGKARYTDDEKKLRELIETGRVYYVPLKVERIKIPDEIDTEEMETGE comes from the coding sequence ATGGATACGGTTGTCTATGTAATTTTCGCTATAGTTGTCCTGGCGCTGCTGGCAGTCATCGTGGTGCTGGCGCTCAGGCCGCGCAGGGTAGAGATTCCGGACATCGCCAGCATGGAGCAGAAGCTCCTTTTCGCCCTGGCCTCGCAGACCTCGGTTAAAGAGATACAGGATATTCTAAAAGATTTGCCCCGCGACGTGATGCAGTCGATCACCGGCAGCCTGAGCAAGCGTACCGGCAAGCTCCACGAACTGCTGGCCACGCTGGAGATGACTAAATATGACCGCTTGTTCTACCTGGAGTCTCCGATAGACTTCGTAGGAATCAAATACGACGAGGGGGTGGACTTCATCGAGGTGAAATCGGGCAAAGCACGCTACACCGACGATGAGAAGAAGCTGCGGGAATTGATAGAAACGGGGCGGGTATACTATGTACCTCTAAAGGTTGAGCGAATAAAGATTCCCGATGAGATAGACACAGAGGAGATGGAGACGGGGGAGTAA